A region of the Primulina eburnea isolate SZY01 chromosome 7, ASM2296580v1, whole genome shotgun sequence genome:
ATTCTCATAGCTCTTTAGCTGTTTCTTTTCGCAAAATACATTGTAGAGTTAAtcagccaatccattcagtACATAATTTCGGCATTGGAAATCAGAATGATTTTATGACTCCAGAGTACTGACGAATTCAACATCTCCTTCAATCTCTTTGAGTATAGAAGCATCCTCAGTTAGGAATTTGGCCAGGTTGAGTATCGTCAAGTAAAATAGCATTTTTTGCTGCCACTTTTTTAAGTCCACTCCAATGAACTTCTCTGGTTTTTCGTTGTGGCTAGCTGAAACAACAATTGCAGCAGTACGTGGGGCAACATGAGAAATGACTTGAGGCATCACATGAGTAGTGACATGAGGGACAACCTGACCAGTTTCCCTTTGCACGTTCGTTTCAGAAACCATATCTTCAAGAAACCATGTAAAGAGTATAACAAAATCTGTTTTAAGATCATTAGCCAAATTgctaatataaaaaatatagaaTCAAGGAACGAAAGCAATCTCGTAAAGACaaaatactaaaaaaatgaGCATATTATTGAAAGTATGAATATCGtgtataaaagaaaaataaaaaatagtaaatcAAGCCTGGACCTTTACGAAGTACATTTTTCTTAAAACAGATTTGTCCCCTCCGACGGTGCTTAAGGATGTGGACGGACAACCGTTTCCAACTATACAATGGCAAAACCTTGCAGCAATTTAACACGAATTAACTACACCGATGAACTGAAAACGTACCTTCACTTTATCACCGAAATTTAACGGATGCTAAATAGAAAGCTAACAATAAAAAATGCAATGCTTGAAATAGATCTtgagtgtgtgtaaaaatcatttatttgTATATGGAATGAGAAAATGAAAACACTATTTATAAGCTCCAAAATACACACCAAAACTCATGTCCagttaactcaagaatatgaagagcTAAAAGACTTCAATAATCCAGGAATGTGGAAAGTCAAAAGACACTTTCAAAATTATGAGCCGAAACTAACTCAATAATGTGGAGAGCCAAAATACGCTCTCCTATCATGAgacataatttttattcaaactttaaatttaattgtaaTTTCCAACAAAAGTATCAGTCATTAACCACACAATGCAATATCGTGAACAACATAAGatgaaaataaaacatcaacacGATGAAAACAACCGTTTTTAAGATAAAGACCCAATCTTAAAATTTCTTCgactaaattaaataaatacaaatCTAACAGTTATTGCAGAAATTGTCAAGGTTCAGATAAGTGCTCCTCCTCAGTCCCAATTCGTCATTCCGTCACCTACATCTACGAAATCTAGTGAGGCTAAAGGCCCAACAAATAgttcttaatattaaaaataatataaataaaagcaCAACACTTTAAGCATAGATATCAAATATCATCATATAAAAATACTTTTCTCAACACATCAACTCATTTAATACACaacacataaaaaataattaccattttcctcaaaaattcaaatttatttttgcaaaagtaactcataACTTTCTCGCCGAAGTAAAAAATATTAGGACTTAACTCCTCAGAATGGATCCTCATAGTTTTCAATCAAGGTCATAAATCTTTTGGATTAAATCCCCATAATGGATCCTCATATTTTCTAGCTTAACTTACCAGAATGAATCTTAAAGTTTCTGGCTTAACCATCAGAATGGATATGGCTTAACTCCCTAGAATGATTCTTAAAATTTCTGGTTTAACTCATCAGAATAGAGCCTCAACTTTGGCGGGACACCCCTGAAGGGAAATAATATTTCCGattttaattgatatattttattgatttaaattatttccctaatattatctttcattgttgatttaattgagtataatatttaatatgatttgGCCTTTCTAAGATGATGAGATCATTATGGAAATATCTTCTAgatatgatatttattatagtgatttaataagatatgatatcaatgtttaaatagagtttatttctaattaaACTCTACTTTTCTTATGAAATAAGTTTCCTTATTGAGGTAAAacactatatatataaataagagACCCAGGACATGATTGAAGCTCTCTCTTCCTCGGTCAATATTCATTCACTTGTGCACGTTCAGATTAAGTTTGCCGTGAATGTTGGGAACATCTGCAGACAACATCTGTGAAGAAGTTGGCTGAAGACTGTTTTTGTGGCTTCCTTTTTGGCATCACATTTTGCTTTCTTGATTAAGTTTTTATTCTGGTTATTTGTTTTAGAAAGCATTTGTTTTCTCAACTtttgtaacatctggcacaacacttAATTATGATTAAACACATCCGAGTGGTGATCGCGTGTTGCCGTGAATGTTGGGAACATCTGCAGACAACATCTGTGAAGAAGTTGGCTGAAGACTGTTTTTGTGGCTTCCCTTTTGGCATCACATTTTGCTTTCTTGATTAAGTTTTTATTCTGGTTATTTGTTTTAGAAAGCATTTgttttctcaacttgttgaagaaattgatttttgtgaaAATCACTAGTGATAGATTTTTGTGTAAACGATTTGATTTTCTTGTGATTAATTTTTTCCCTGAGGCACcgcattttttttattcttgtgcaaatttaatctCGTCCATCGCATTTATTTCAAGTAaatttgtgttacaaacttCAATTTTTCGCtgcatgttgtccgagatgttgtaacatctggcacaacacttAATTATGATTAAACACATTCGAGATGTTATCTGCAGACAACATCTGTGAAGAAGTTGGCTGAAGACTGTTTTTGTGGCTTCCCTTTTGGCATCACATTTTACTTTCTTGATTAAGTTTTTATTCTGGTTATTTGTTTTAGAAAGCATTTgttttctcaacttgttgaagaaattgatttttgtgaaAATTACTAGTGATAGATTTTTGTGTAAACGATTTGATTTTCTTGTGATTAATTTTTTCCCTGAGGCACcgcattttttttattcttgtgcaaatttaatctCGTCCATCGCATTTATTTCAAGTAaatttgtgttacaaacttCAATTTTTCGCtgcatgttgtccgagatgttgtaacatctggcacaacacttAATTATGATTAAACACAAATTCATTATTTTACATCATATTCTGATAGTGTTATTATTTACTAGTATCTGTCGAACAAAATAttccttacaagtggtatcagagactACTCTTGATACACTAAGCGCTGattcttgtttttgttttgtttgacaaaattaattaaatggatACATCACTTGCTAATGCTGCACTTCATCCACCAGTCCTAGATGGAACCAACTACAGTCTATGAAAGGTAAAAATTAGGTTTTATATAAAATCCATAGATGAGAGAGCATGTCAACATGTGATAAGTGGTTGGACTCCACCAAAGAGGATAGACGAAGATGGTGACAATCTGATAAAGCCAGAAAGTGATTGGACTACCGAGGAAGTAAAAGTTTCAAACTACAACTCAAAAGCATTGAATGTGATCTTCTCTTCAGTTGATATGAACATGTTCAGCCTCATTACAAACTGCACTTCTGCCAAGGATGCATGGGAAATCCTTCAAAGGCATTGTGAAAGCTCAGAAAGCGTAAGGAGGACAAAGTTGAGAATGATCACCTCGAGGTTCGAAAATCTGAGAATGGAAGAAATTGAAACTATAACAGACTATGATCGACGTCTCAGGGATATTGCGAATGAAGCATTCAGTCTAGGTGATCCCATATCAAATTAAAGGTTGGTTAGCAAAGTTCTCCAATCCCTTCCCGAGagatttaacataaaaatctgTGCAATTGATGAAGCGAATGATACAACTCTAATGGCACTGGAAGATTTGATTAGTTCACTTCGTATCTTCGAAATGAACATAGACATGTAAAAGAAGGACAGGGGAAGACAATTGCATTCCAAGTCTCGAATGACTCCTACAAAGAACTCCTTCAAATATCCCAAGAAGTCAATGATTCTGATCTTTGCGAGGATTCTATCTCCTTTATCACAAAGAAATTCGGTGATTACTTGAAAAAATCAGAGATAAGAAGAAAGATGCACAATCGAAATTTCCAAGTCTTCCCCCTCTTGAAAGGCCACAAAGGTTTCCTGCCAAGCAAAAATTTCAACTAAGGAATGAAGGCAAGGGACAATCTAATGCAAGGAAGTATGATTCAGTGCAGTGTAGAGAGTGCCAAGGCTTCGGTCACTATGCCAATGAATGTGCTAACAGATTGCGAAACAATAAAGGCTATAATGTGTCTTTAAGTGATGAAGAATCTGATCTTGAAGATAAATCTATTGATGAAGATAATCAAATCTCCCTGACTGCATTATTGACAGAAAATTTCAAACTGCAGGTGAATCCGTTAGATGCATCGTTTTAAGAAAGGACTGAACAGCCGGATTCAATCGGCTTTGGCGGTGTTCAAACCAAACAACTTTGCTGATTTGATGGGCACGGCAATGAGTGCGGAAACAGATATTAAGCGTCGTGAAGATGAAAACCGGAATAAGAGACCGTTGGTCAACCAAAATACGCAAAATGGTCCCAAATTTAAGAAGTCGAATCATTCAAGTAGACCTCCAAGAGGAAATTTTAACAGTGCTGGCAACACCGAAGGAAAGTGGTGCAATACATGTCGACAGAAGCATGTTGGAGAATATTATCGGAAGACAGACGCTTGTCTTAAGTGTGGAAAGGTGGGTCATAGAATTAAAGATTGTCCAGACAACAAGGACAAAGGGACGGGGTCCAGTAAACAACATGAAAACAAGACTAATGCTCGAATTTATGCAATAACCCAAGAGGAAGCTGATAATACCGACGAAGTGGTGGTATGGTccatcttactcaataaaatgcctgcatatactttgtttgattgtggtgccacACATTCATTTGTGTCTAAAAGATTTGCTAAGAAGCTGAAACTTGAGCATGATATTCTTAGTGAACTGTTAAGAGTGGCAACACCTGCCTGTAAAATAATTGAAACCCGCAAAGTGTATCGAAATTGTCAAATTTGCATCAGTAGACCGGATTTTGAGGCAGAACTAATCCAACTCAACATGATTGAGTTTGACGTCATTCTTGGAATGGAATGGTTAGCTAAAAACCATGCCATAGTAGGTTGCTAGAGGAAAGACATCAGACTCCAACTATGGAGGAAGTCATATACCACGGGAAATCCAAAGAACGAAAATCTTTACTATCTGCCTCACAAGCCTGGAAGGCCATAAAAGGAGGTGAAGAGATTTATCTGGCAGTAATCAATGAAGTCAAAGTGGAAGAAGTCCCAAAGTTGGAAGATATTCAaattgttcaagaatttccaGATGTTTTCCACGAGGAATTACCGGGAGAGATACCCGATAGGGAAGTATAATTGGAAATCAATTTGGTCCCTGGTGCTCCACCAATCTCAAAgacaccataccgaatggctccagctgaATTAAAGGAATTAAAGGAGCAACTTAAGGAATTACTGGATAAGAAGCAGGTTCGCCCTAGTgcatccccgtggggagcaccagtgctctttgtaaagaaaaaggacggaagcatgaggctatgtattgattaccgggagttaaacaagataaccataaagaataaatatccactcCCGAGAATTGACGATCTTTTTGACCAGTTAAAAGGAgccaaagttttctcaaaactcGATCTAAGATCTGGCTATAACCAATTGAAAGTCAAAACTGAGGATATCCCtaaaactgcttttaggacaaggtatggacattacgaattcacAGTAATGCCTTTTGgcctaacaaatgctcctgcagcattgatggacctgatgaatcgactgttcaaaccatacctcgaaaaatttgtggttgttttcatagatgatatccttGTGTACTCACCAAGTGAAGGAGAACAAAGAGAACATCTGCGTCTCACTTTGCAGACACTGCGAGAAAAAGAACTATACgccaaattcaagaaatgtgaattttggttaaaaTGTGTGGCGTTCCTAGGTCATATAATTTCTGAATTAGGGGTGTCAGTAGACCCTAAGAAGGTGGATGGAACTTCTCAAGGACTATGATTTGTCAATCAATTACCATCCGGGTAAGGCAAATAAAGTGACAGATGCGTTGAGCCGGAGGAACCCTAGGAAGGTGAACTTATCTTCACTATCAGTACAACCAGGTCTCCAACAGACCATCAAATTGAAGGAGAGTCAAGACACCTCCATCCttaaaattaaagaacaaatccaagaaggaaaagttccagaatttcaaattgatGAAAATGTGATACtctggatgaaaggacgattgtaTGTGCCAAACGTCGATGGAATTCGAGAAGAGGTAATGGCCGAGGCACATAAATCGAGATTTTATGTACATCCAGGGAGTACTAAAATGTACAGAGACTTAAAAAACAATTACTGGTGGAAcggaatgaagaaagacgtgtctgtctttgtttccaagtgcctaactgtcaacaagtcaaggcaGAACATCAACGGCCTGGAGGACTTTTACAGCCGTTGGAAATACCAACATGGAAGTGAGATAAtatctccatggactttgtaaTTGGGCTACCAAAATCAAGACAATGTCATGATGGAATCTGGGTAATCGTTGACAAATTGACTAAGTCTGCACATTTCTTACCAATGCGGATGACTTACAACCTGGATAAACTCGCTACCTTGTATATGGACAACATAGTGAGGCTACACGGAGTCCCGACTAGTATACTGTCTGACAGAGATCCAAGATTTGTATCAAGATTTTTGAAAAGTTTCCAAAATGCTATGGGGACCAAGGTTACTTTCAGCATGgtctatcatcctcagactgatggccAAATCGAAAGGACAATTCAAACCCTCGAGGATATGCTGAGGGCATGTGCACTGGATTTTTTTAGAAATTGGATTGAACAATTACCCCTGATAGAATTcgcctataacaacagctatcTCAGTAGCATCGagatggctccgtatgaagctttgtatggtagAAAGTGTAGGTCGCCTCTATATTGGGACAAAGTCGGAGAAAAGGCTGTTACTGGACCAGAGCTTGTTCAATTAACCATTGACAAGGTCGCTATAATCAAAGAAAGACTCAAGACCGCCCAAGATAGACAAAAGAGCTGGGCAGATTTTAAGAGAAGACAGTTAGAATTGGAGATTGGCGAAAAGGCTTAGGTCAAGGTATTTCCTATGAAGGGAGTAGTTCCGTTCAGTAAATCCGGAAAGCTAAATCCAAGGTATGTGGGACCATTCGAGATACTGAAGAAGGTAGGAACCTTAGCTTACCGAGTGGCATTACCGCCAAGCATGTCCATGATACATAATGTTTTCCACATCTCACAGCTGAGGAAGTATGTCTCAGACCCTAGTCATGTACTCAAAGTTGCACCACTGATGATTGAAGAAAACCTCAAGGATGAACTCAAATACAAAGAAGTCCTTATTCGAATAGTGGATACAAAAGAACAAATGTTGAGGCACCGAACAATACCTTATGTCAAGGTACAGTGGTCAAATCATACTGAAAGGGAGGCCACCTGGGAGCTCGAAGAGAAAATGCGAGTACAATACCCTCATCTATTCGAAAGATCAAGCTAATGCAAGTTTCGGGGGCGAAACTTTCAACAAGGAGGGAGAGATGTGAGAACCAGGGATTTTCGATCCAGagcaaatcaagtaagtaatatGAACTTGAAGTTTAACTCAAACTAAGCTCAAAACTTTTCGTTACAATAGATAAATTTAATTCTAACTTAGattttcatcaaaatttaaCTCGAGGAAGTAACTTCAAAGATAGGGGATTAGCTCAACAGGAGGCCGAGCTGCAAATAACCGCATCAATCAAAGTATTGTCAcgggaggagtaaaaccccagctcaaggactcgatctttcagctcaaagaagctcaaccaagcttgtcctaacaagaccaaAATGGGAGCTACAAGTTGAGCCAAGAGTTTGGACAAGTTAAATGTGCAGGAAATAACCTTTGCGTTAACCCATGAAGGAGCTGCAGGAGGAGCTAAAGGCTAGGACATCTTTATTATGCAAAGAATGACTCTTGATGCTTGGCATGCCTTTGACCACATTCATGGCTTGGCTTGAGGAGCAAGTTGGCGTCCCTTGGGGTAGGAGAAAGGTCTCACATGCACCTATAAATAAGACATCAAGGTTGGAAAGAAATGCTTTCCAAAAAGCCTAAAAGATTTCGGCTCTTCTTCCCCTCACCCTTCACTAGTCTCGGCCGAACTCAAGCAAGGAGAAGGAAGATTTTTCGTGCGGTCCAGTGCAGAAACTTTACGTCAAAGTGCTGCTTGATTGAAAATCGCATTTACTAAAGTCACGACGAAGTGCTGCTCGACTTTTGAGAGGAAGCTTTGTACAAAAATCGGTAATTACAGTAAGTGGGCTTTGGTTAAatattttgttgtatttttaaactttgatatAAATAACGTGACATACATGAAGGTGTGTccttttttttcgaaaatatgagtatgtttcttttaaaatttcgatcgattatgtgttctcTTTTATGCTTCGAAATTCTTGGTTCCACTGTGTCTGTATgaaaactctgaaatctgaaaatctgaaaagATCTGTCTCTTACTTCTGAATTCTGTTtgcactgttatgattcgaatttgaaatgagaCGATAAGTGTAGTTATTTTCTGACCCCCATTGGTgcgtataaaaccatgttctgttctggtccccattggtgggtataaaatcaTGTTCTGACCTCACCCCTtcgaggactaacatattggggacaatttgaccatggaaatgagatgattAACAGTGTTCTGTCTGTTCTGATCTGTTCTGTTTTGAATTGTTCTGATCTGTTTTTGAATTGCTATGAATCATCTGATAAATTCTGTCATTTATTCGTTTCGTTTCTGTCATGATAAGTTaagaatattaagttttgaaagaTTGTTAAAAGgacgttttaagaaaactaagttctatatgtatctttagaatcgatcgacccccacttgctgagtatttcccaaaacaCCTCTTACAAATGAAAGATAAAAATGAAGAGCAAGTAAACAAGGAGGAGCAAGAAgcgttttggggatggtgatcaGATTTCGAAATCAGGAAATCGAGAATTGTACTCCTTTTCTTTTGTTTAGCTTCTGCAAACTCTGATGTAAAAATTTAATcttttgtcattgtaagacaatattctatttatgaaaatgactggttgatttgatacgaggctttattgttttcaatgtaATTGCTAAACAATGCCAGATGTCCCCGACGCTTCgaactcggggcgtgacagactGATTCGCTAGTTCCCTGCACATCCGAAAAGGTCTCGGCTGCCAATCTTACATCTCTATACTCAGTCCTTCACAAGATCTCCATTCGCAACTGGACCCCAACCACCAACACCATGGTGGTCATTAAGTCTTAGGCATTGACTCTTTTCGCCATTGGCAACTCCTCTTTGAACTTTGGGCGTCTAGTCTTCTACACTATTATGCAGTATGCACATGGAGGATTAAAGTCATCCAAGCTGCCATTTCCCTCTCTCATTTATGGCATTTTGGAGTCACAAGGGTTCATTAAGGAAATCACAGAACGCTCCACAAATGCAAATGAATTATTGAAGATAGTCCATGCTCTCTTTTTGGGAAAACAAAAGATTGACCTTCCTTGGATCGACCCTACCACAACACCTCCTACTTCTGGGCCTTCTACAAGTTCCATCTCTCATCGACCCACGGATGGTTATGTGAAGATTACTGTTGCTGGAGTTCAAGCTCACCTTGATCATGCTCTTAAAAAGATCTACCAGGCTAAGGCAGACTTGACATATTATGAGGATTTGGCTGCTGACCTCAAGCTAATCTTGGAGGTGGGTGTCTTTCCcggacaaaaaaaaaagagaggataATCAAACGGATACTGCTGGTCTATCTGGGACCAAGGATGATGACAGTGATGAGGATTacaatgatgatgaagaagaggaTGAGGAATATTGAATATGTTCTTGTTTTTGGTTCAATTTCAATTTCTTTGGTTTTATCTTGTTTTTGTGTTAGTTCTTTATACATGCTTCCTGGTGTGTAATCATATTCCTTATGTTTCTCTCTGCACCTGATATCTTTACTGAGTCAACTGGTAATGAAATGGTGCAAGTGTTGTTCCGAATGTTCCCAACACTACTAACAACACCCTTGCTAACAATATTTATTCAGTGGGAGAGAAATTCTCTAATTCAGGGGGAGTTGATTTGAGCTAATCAAGGATAAATGAGTTTGATCTCATTTTGtccaagaaagacaaaaaggggagattgaagggaaataATATTTCCGattttaattgatatattttattgatttaaattattttcctaatattatctttccttgttgatttaattgagtataatatttaatatgattttgTCTTTCTAAGATGATGAGATAATTATGGAAATATTCTCTaaatatgatatttattatagtgatttaataagatatgatatcaatgtttaaatagaatttatttctaattaaaCTCTACTTTCCTTATGAAATAGGTATCCTTATGGAGGTAAAACTCtatatctataaataagagaccAATGACATAATTGAAGCTCTTTCTTCCTCGGTCAATATTCACTCACTTGTGCACGTTCAGAATTTCAGAGAAAATCCTATTCAAGAGATGTGCTGTGTTTGAATAGTAGTGATCGCGTGTTGCAATGAATGTTGGGAACATCTGCAGGCAATATCTGTGAAGAAGTTGGCTGAAGACTGTTTTCGTGGCTTCCCTTTTGGCATCATGTTTTGCTTTCTTGATTAAGTTTTTATTCTGGTTATTTGTTTTAGAAAGCATTTGTTTTCTCAACTTGTTGGGGAAATTGATTTCTGTGAAAATCACCagtgataggtttttgtgtaaattatttgattttttaatgattaatttttgtcctaaggcaccgcacaagtattttatacttgtgcaaatttaatctCGTCCATCGCATTTATTTCAAGTAAATTTGTGTTACAAACTACAATTTTTCGCCGCATTTTGTCcaagatgttgtaacatctggcacaacacttAATTTTGATTAAACACAAATTCATTATTTTACATCTTATTCTGATAGTGTTATTATTTACTAGTATCTGTCGAACAAAATATtccttacaattggtatcagagtctactcttgatatactaagtgctgattcttgtttttgttttgtttgacaCAATTAATTAAATGGATACATCACTTGCTAATGCTGCAGTTCGTCCACCAGTCCTAGATGGAACCAACTACAGCCTATGGAAGGTAAATCAGGTTTTATATAAAATCCATAGATGAGAGAGCATGGCAACATGTGATAAGTGGTTGGGCTCCACCAAAGAGGATAGCTTATTTCACACGCACCcttcaaacacacacacacaccccgCGTCACACACTAATACAAACATagttacacacacacacaaaattcatatACCATATTTGATTCCATTCTAAAACCTTTTTTGCATAACCATCAACTATTATATTCATAATCAATTGCTATCATAGGAACAATGTACACGCTTCAAAATTTAATACATAATATGATATCATCGATACATCAAGAAACAAAATTTTACTTGCCTTGAATATTATCGTAGATGGTTTGAAGATGATTCCGGCAACGAGAAAACATTACACGATCATGTTCAAAACCATTTTATTTCATAccagacaaaaacttgtgtgagacggtctcacatgtcgtattttgtgagacatatatattatttaggttatcaatgaaaaaatattactttttatgctaagagtattactttttattgtgaatatcgttagggttgacccgtctcacagataaagattcgtgcgACCGTCTCACATACCTACTCTCATACAAAAACTCAGCCCTTGCGTGGAGAACTCTAGCCGCCTCTTTCAAGATTTTAGGGAGTGTTTTCAGCGTGAATGGGGTTTGGGGTAGGGTTTTTTCCTTTTATTATTGAGCTTTAAAAACGCTAACCCgataataaaaatgaaaatttgcTAATAAAAGTGCTAATTTGCGAGACGTTACAGATATCGTCTGTTTCAGCACATGgactaattttaaaataaatcagtGCGTGCAGTGTAGTTTCATACAATTCATAACTAGATCGATGACCGAACCAATCTACTCTAAAAAAACACATGGTCTTTTTTATGTATTTCTAACATCGGACTTTGGTTACATTCCTAACAATTCTCCTCTCAAACAAAGGCCTGAACCGTGAGAAATCGATTTGCAGCTATCCTAGCTTTGGGATCGATATGAGATCCTCCTTGACACAAGATAGAAATTAGAAGGAAGGAAAAAGGAAATGCTTGCACGATTGAAACCTAAGTATGTAGTAACATAAGATATAACAGAATTTAAGACTTCCTAGTGTATTATCCCAAAATAATAACTCAAAATCTAGGAAACAAAGTATCTCAAATTTCAATAGATTCTTTGACTGACCATGTAGATCAGATTCTGATTTCTTTTTTCTAATGTATATATAACAAATAAAATCCAATAATATTTCTAACATTGTTTTCTGCTCTTTTGCCTAAGCAAATGTTAGTACAACTCCCGGGAGGTTGATGATTCCTAAATCGGGAATCTAACCAATCATTTGTCTTACCAAAATGACCCTAAACTAGGCATGCCGCATGCTTTCGTCAAGaaatgaaatagaaataatttagtttattatttattatataacatcTATTGCTATTTGTATATTACGTCAACGTTAGTGTAATCACGAAAATTTTTGTGAGATACTCTTATAAGTTAATTTTGTgatacacatattttattttcgtcatctatgaaaaatattattttttataccaaaaatattaattattattgtagatatatatatacattattGACCCATCTCATGGTTTTTTTAATATAGACATAATTAACATGTTAAatccgtgataccgtctcataagagatctactataatataattaattagctGTCATATAGTTTCTTGAAATCCTCATATATAACTCAAGTTCACTACATAAAGGTGTTTTatgaattatgatatgctacCATGAATGTATGTATTGTTTTCACCATAGATCTAATGATTATCACTGACTTgatgagtaggtcttttgtgagacgatctcacgaatttttatctgtgagacaggtcaaccctacagatattcacaataaaaagtaatatttttagcataaaaagtaaatctaccgatattcacaataaaaaataatactcttagcataaaaagtaatattttttcatggatgacccaaataaaagatcaataacacaaaatacgatccgtaagatcatctcacataaatttttgcgtCAACTCAAAGAGCGAGAGACGGTGAAATCTATATGGATTTTTTATGCAACTGAAAAACAATTGGATTCACCATGGGAACTGGAGCCGATCAGATATCTTTATGATtgaccctttttttt
Encoded here:
- the LOC140835681 gene encoding uncharacterized protein gives rise to the protein MDTSLANAALHPPVLDGTNYNERACQHVISGWTPPKRIDEDGDNLIKPESDWTTEEVKVSNYNSKALNVIFSSVDMNMFSLITNCTSAKDAWEILQRHCESSESVRRTKLRMITSRFENLRMEEIETITDYDRRLRDIANEAFSLGDPISN